Below is a genomic region from Paenibacillus rhizovicinus.
TGCGCGTCGGCGGCGTGAAATGGGACGCTCCGCCCGGATGGATCGAGCAGGTGCGCGATTTCATTCCTTATATGGAAGGCAAACTGGCCGAGTACCACAATCTCGTCAGCGGCAATGAGATTTTCCTCGCCCGGATTCAAGGGGTGGGCCGTTACGATGCGGAGACCGCGATCAACTTCGGCTTGTCGGGCGCGAACCTGCGTTCCACGGGCGTGAATTGGGATCTTCGCCGGAGCAAGCCATACAGCTTGTACGACCGCTTCGAATTCGACGTGCCGCTCGGCCATAACGGCGACTGCTTCGACCGGTACAACGTCCGGATGGAGGAAATCCGCCAATCGCTTCGTATTCTGAAGCAGGCGGTCGCACAGTTCCCGGGTCCCGGCGACGTCATGGGCAAAGTGCCGCGCGTTATCCGGCCGCCGGCCGGCGAGCTGTATGTCGGCATCGAGTCGCCGCGCGGCGAGATCGGCTGCCATATCGTATCCAAAGGCAAAGCGGAGCCGTATCGCCTGAAGTTCCGCCGTCCGTCGTTCGTTAATCTGCAAATTCTGCCGAAGCTGCTCGTCGGCGAAACGATGACGAACCTCATTACGATTCTGGGCGGCATCGATATTGTCGTCGGGGAGGTCGACTGCTGATGGGAGCTTGGCTTGACGAAACGCTGACCTGGGGCCACGCGCTCTTGTTCTTTCTGTGGGGCGTCATTCTGCTCCTGGTCGTTCTCGGTTTCGTAACGTACGCGATATTCTTCGAACGGAAGGTCATCGGCTGGATGCAGTATCGGATCGGTCCGAACCGTGTCGGCCCATGGGGGCTGCTCCAATCGGTCGCGGATATCACGAAGCTGCTGATCAAAGAAGATACGATTCCCCGCAAGGCGGACCGGGCATTGTTCATTCTGGCCCCGGCGCTAGCATACGTGCCTGCCTTTGCGGTGCTGGCGGTCATCCCGTATACGCAGAAGCTGTATTTTGCCGATATCAACGTGGGGCTGCTCTACTATGTCGCCTTGTCAGGGATCTCGACGATCGCGATCATCTTGGGCGGCTGGTCGTCGAACAACAAGTACGCGCTGCTCGGAGGCATGCGCTCCGCCGCGCAGATGATCAGCTATGAGGTGCCGCTCGTCATTTCCGTCGTCGGCGTCATTATGCTGTCGGGCTCGCTCAACCTGCGAACCATCGCAGACCAGCAGGGCGATTGGTTCTGGCAATGGAACTTCCTGCCGCAAATCATCGGTTTCGTCGTCTTCATCATTGCAGCGGTGTCGGAATTGAACCGGACGCCGTTTGACTTGCCGGAAGCGGAATCCGAGCTTGTCGCCGGTTATCATGTCGAATACAGCGGTTTTCGCTTCGCCTTCTTCATGCTCACGGAGTATGTGTACGTTTACGCCATTGCGGCGCTGACGACGGTGCTCTTCCTGGGCGGCTGGCATGCGCCGTTTCCGTTCCTCGACTGGGTGCCGGGGCTGATCTGGTTCCTGCTGAAATTCACGTCGATCGTCTTCTTCTTGTTCTGGATCAGGGCGACCCTGCCGCGGATTCGAATCGACCAGCTCATGGGACTCGGCTGGAAGGTGCTGCTGCCGGTGGCGATTCTGAACGTGTTTCTGACCGCGGTGTACTTGGAGCTGTTCGTCAAATAAACCGACGGCTCCCGGCTTGCCGGGAGCTCCGGCAAGTCTTCGCTTCGCACAAAACTTAAGCATAAGCTTCCGAAGTAGTTTTGTTTTACTTGCCGGAGGCGCCGGCAATAGCTCTGCACAAAACTTGTAGGAGGGAGAACGAATGAAAGGTCTCTTGAAAGGACTTGGCGTTACGCTGCAATCCATGACCAAGAAGAAAGTAACGACCTCCTATCCGGACGTGCCCATCATCATGCCGGACCGCTTCCGCGGGATTCAGCATTTTGAACCGGACAAATGCATCGTATGCAATCAGTGCGTGCGCATCTGCCCGACGGAATGCATCACGTTAACCGGCAAAGCGAACCCGGACCCCGAGAAGAAGGGGAAGGTCATCGATACGTACGACATCAATTTCGAGATTTGCATTCTGTGCGACCTCTGCACGGAGGTTTGCCCGACGGAAGCCATCGTGATGACGGGCAATTTTGAATTGGCCTCCTACAGCCGCGACGATCTGTTCAAGGATATGAAATGGCTGGACGAGAACAATCGGCTTGTCCGCCAGGACAATAACAACATCGGTGCTCCTGCTGCAGCCAAGGGAGGAGCGAAATAACGCATGTTCAATATCGATTTCAGCGGTGAATTCGTCGCCTTCTTCGTTTTCTCCGTCATGATTATTAGCGGCGCGGTTCTGATGGTCAGCTTTACGAAAGTCGTGCATATGGTCGTTTCGCTGGCTGCCGTGTTCATCGGCGTGGCGGGAATGTTCATTTTGCTGAACGCCGAATTTTTGGCTTTCGTACAGGTGCTCATCTATGCCGGCGCCGTCTCTATTCTCATGATCTTCGGCATTATGATGACGAAGCATCAGGAAGCCGAGACAGAGCAGCCCCGCACGATGCAAGAGACGCTGACGGCCATCGGCGCGCTGGCGCTGTTCGGCATCCTATTCTACGCCATTCGCCAATCGGACTTTCCGGAGCCCCAGGCGGTGCCGGACGGAACGGCGGACAATACGATGGCTATCGGCCAGGCGCTCTTCACGAGTTACGTCGTGCCGTTCGAACTCGTATCCGTATTGCTCACGGTCGCGTTCATCGGCGCGATCGTGCTTGCGAAGAAGGAGGCGGACTAGATGTTATCTTCCTATTTAACGATAGCGGCAATCCTCTTCTGCGTCGGTCTGTACGGCGCCTTGACGAAAAGAAATGCCGTCATCGTCCTGCTGTCCATCGAACTGATGCTGAATGCCGTCAACTTAAACCTGGTCGCTTTCTCCAAATACGGCATCATGCCGTCGCTGACGGGCCAGATGTTCACGCTCTTCAGCATCGCGGTCGCGGCAGCAGAGGCGGCTGTCGGTATCGCCGTGCTGATCGCGTTGTACCGGGCGCGCGGTACGGTTAACGTAGACGATTACGACGAGATGAGGAGGTAAGCGCCATGGATACGACTTTTTCGCAGGCAGCCTGGCTCATTCCGCTCTTCCCGCTCGTCGCGTTCCTGCTGCTGCTGGCCTTCGGCCGTTCATCGCGAATGATCGGCGTCACGCTCGGTTCGGTCAGTTCGCTGGCAGGACTCGTGCTCTCGGTGCTTGTCTTGATCGAGCATATGACGGACGGGACGAAGTATTATCAATACGCGTTCAAGTGGATCGATACGGGAAGCGTAGTCTTCAAGGCAGGCTTCGAAGTGACGAATTTGACGGCGCTGATGCTCGTCGTCGTCACTGCGGTCAGCTTCCTGGTCAACGTGTATTCCGCCGGGTATATGAAAGACGATGAACGAATTTCGGTTTTCTACGGCTATGTCGCGCTGTTCACCTTCTCCATGCTGGGGCTGGTGCTCGCCGACAATATGCTGACGCTGTATATCTTCTGGGAGCTCGTCGGCGTATGCTCCTTCCTGCTCGTCGGCTTCTGGTTCAGCAAGCCGGAAGCGAAGGCGGCAGCGAAGAAGGCGTTTATCGTCACGCGCATCGGGGATGCGGGCTTGCTGCTCGGCATTCTGCTGCTCTACTGGTACATGCCGGATCACGCGCTTGACTTCGTGCGGATCGGCAATGCATTCGAAGGCGGATCCGGCGTCATCGCGGCAAGCGTGACAACGTGGATCGCCATTCTGATCTTCGTCGGCGCGGTCGGCAAATCCGGTCAATTCCCGCTTCATGTATGGCTGCCGGACGCGATGGAAGGCCCGACGCCGATCAGCGCGCTCATCCATGCTGCGACGATGGTCGCCGCAGGCGTATACTTGGTCGCACGGACGTTTGATATCTTCCAGGCGTCGCAGGCAGCGATGGATACCGTAGCGTACATCGGCGGGTTTACCGCGATTTTCGCGGCTACCATCGGGGTGGCGCAGAACGACATCAAACGCATCCTCGCCTATTCGACGGTCAGCCAGCTGGGCTACATGATGATGGGACTAGGGCTGAACTCCATGACGGGCGGCGTATTCCACCTGTTCACGCATGCGTTCTTCAAAGCGCTGCTCTTCCTCGGAGCGGGGAGCGTCATTCACGCCGTACATACGCAGAACATTCAAGAGATGGGCGGCTTGGGCTCCAAGATGAAGATCACCGCCTGGACGTTCGGCATCGGCACGCTGGCGCTGTCCGGCATCCCGCCGTTCTCGGGCTTCTGGTCCAAGGATATGATTTTGAACATCGCCTATCACGAGAAACCGGTCTTGTTCGTCGTCGGCGTCGTGGCGGCGTTCTTCACGGCCTTCTACATGTCGCGCCTTTTCTTCCTCGTCTTTACGGGCAAGCCCAAAGGTCATGCGCAAGTCCATGAGTCGCCTTCTTCGATGACGATTCCGCTGATCGTGCTTGCCGTGCTGGCGGTCGTCGCCGGATTCGTGCAAACACCGTGGAACGATACGCTCGGCACGTGGCTGACGGACGGGGCGGAGCAGGAGAACGGCGGCGGCGGTCTGGTCATGGTCATCTCCGCGGCAGTAGGTTTGCTCGGCTTGTATCTGGGCTGGCTCGTCTTCGTCAAAGGCATGATCTCGCGTGATTTCATTTCTTCGCGGGCGCCATGGCTCGTGAAGCTGTTGGAACGAAAATATTATATCGACGAGCTGTACGATCTGATCATCGTGCGTCCGCTCCGTTCGGTCGGCGGGCTGCTCAATGCCGTTGACGATTATATCGTGGACGGCCTGGTACGCGCGGCTGGCGGAGCGGCGGTACTGCTTGGCAGAGGCGGCACGCGCATGCAGAACGGTCAA
It encodes:
- the nuoK gene encoding NADH-quinone oxidoreductase subunit NuoK, with protein sequence MLSSYLTIAAILFCVGLYGALTKRNAVIVLLSIELMLNAVNLNLVAFSKYGIMPSLTGQMFTLFSIAVAAAEAAVGIAVLIALYRARGTVNVDDYDEMRR
- the nuoI gene encoding NADH-quinone oxidoreductase subunit NuoI — protein: MKGLLKGLGVTLQSMTKKKVTTSYPDVPIIMPDRFRGIQHFEPDKCIVCNQCVRICPTECITLTGKANPDPEKKGKVIDTYDINFEICILCDLCTEVCPTEAIVMTGNFELASYSRDDLFKDMKWLDENNRLVRQDNNNIGAPAAAKGGAK
- the nuoL gene encoding NADH-quinone oxidoreductase subunit L, which codes for MDTTFSQAAWLIPLFPLVAFLLLLAFGRSSRMIGVTLGSVSSLAGLVLSVLVLIEHMTDGTKYYQYAFKWIDTGSVVFKAGFEVTNLTALMLVVVTAVSFLVNVYSAGYMKDDERISVFYGYVALFTFSMLGLVLADNMLTLYIFWELVGVCSFLLVGFWFSKPEAKAAAKKAFIVTRIGDAGLLLGILLLYWYMPDHALDFVRIGNAFEGGSGVIAASVTTWIAILIFVGAVGKSGQFPLHVWLPDAMEGPTPISALIHAATMVAAGVYLVARTFDIFQASQAAMDTVAYIGGFTAIFAATIGVAQNDIKRILAYSTVSQLGYMMMGLGLNSMTGGVFHLFTHAFFKALLFLGAGSVIHAVHTQNIQEMGGLGSKMKITAWTFGIGTLALSGIPPFSGFWSKDMILNIAYHEKPVLFVVGVVAAFFTAFYMSRLFFLVFTGKPKGHAQVHESPSSMTIPLIVLAVLAVVAGFVQTPWNDTLGTWLTDGAEQENGGGGLVMVISAAVGLLGLYLGWLVFVKGMISRDFISSRAPWLVKLLERKYYIDELYDLIIVRPLRSVGGLLNAVDDYIVDGLVRAAGGAAVLLGRGGTRMQNGQLQTYGLITVFGLVILIAAVALRRFW
- a CDS encoding NADH-quinone oxidoreductase subunit D — translated: MIRTEELLLNVGPQHPSTHGVFRIIVKLDGEVITEAIPVMGYLHRGTEKLAEDLNYTQIIPYTDRMDYVSAMTTNYALCHAVEKMMGLEVPERAEFMRLIVMELQRIASHLVWWGTYLLDIGAMSPFLFAFRDREIIINLFNELCGARLTYNYMRVGGVKWDAPPGWIEQVRDFIPYMEGKLAEYHNLVSGNEIFLARIQGVGRYDAETAINFGLSGANLRSTGVNWDLRRSKPYSLYDRFEFDVPLGHNGDCFDRYNVRMEEIRQSLRILKQAVAQFPGPGDVMGKVPRVIRPPAGELYVGIESPRGEIGCHIVSKGKAEPYRLKFRRPSFVNLQILPKLLVGETMTNLITILGGIDIVVGEVDC
- a CDS encoding NADH-quinone oxidoreductase subunit J, whose translation is MFNIDFSGEFVAFFVFSVMIISGAVLMVSFTKVVHMVVSLAAVFIGVAGMFILLNAEFLAFVQVLIYAGAVSILMIFGIMMTKHQEAETEQPRTMQETLTAIGALALFGILFYAIRQSDFPEPQAVPDGTADNTMAIGQALFTSYVVPFELVSVLLTVAFIGAIVLAKKEAD
- the nuoH gene encoding NADH-quinone oxidoreductase subunit NuoH, whose product is MGAWLDETLTWGHALLFFLWGVILLLVVLGFVTYAIFFERKVIGWMQYRIGPNRVGPWGLLQSVADITKLLIKEDTIPRKADRALFILAPALAYVPAFAVLAVIPYTQKLYFADINVGLLYYVALSGISTIAIILGGWSSNNKYALLGGMRSAAQMISYEVPLVISVVGVIMLSGSLNLRTIADQQGDWFWQWNFLPQIIGFVVFIIAAVSELNRTPFDLPEAESELVAGYHVEYSGFRFAFFMLTEYVYVYAIAALTTVLFLGGWHAPFPFLDWVPGLIWFLLKFTSIVFFLFWIRATLPRIRIDQLMGLGWKVLLPVAILNVFLTAVYLELFVK